In Asterias rubens chromosome 10, eAstRub1.3, whole genome shotgun sequence, the following proteins share a genomic window:
- the LOC117295351 gene encoding muscarinic acetylcholine receptor M4-like: METSIVSDEAIPNSTEMNVFFTTSSGLKDPTETDMTVIGTTITNGDGRNFRFEDETQRIILGCVYCLVAVFGLVGNTMVILAVVLSKKLQTRTNAFVVNLATADLISCLTSPFAAVALFSLNGWPLPGLVCSVSAAIYYISLACSIMNLTTIAVNRYVLITKSIQTYQSIYTPKKIAAMMVMTWLYPVLVCSLPLVGIGKWGYSDKYKTCTQDTSAESSDLFSLLGSALIYPIPLIILFVCYFKIYRHITGHMKKMMEKGIEMPDSSTASNSSTKRLRERSTVKISKRQVEITKNLFYVMCAFVVCLAPFAIALMIPPSDPVIPWTGAFIIFNSAVNPVIYGVKHPHFKEVFRHMLRCRYYMIPEPSTCLRKLSSK; encoded by the coding sequence ATGGAGACCTCTATTGTTTCAGATGAAGCTATTCCGAACTCTACAGAGATGAATGTCTTCTTTACCACATCAAGTGGACTTAAGGATCCAACCGAAACAGACATGACAGTGATTGGCACAACAATCACCAACGGAGACGGCAGAAACTTTCGGTTTGAAGATGAAACTCAAAGAATTATTCTAGGCTGCGTTTACTGTCTAGTAGCCGTCTTTGGGCTTGTTGGGAACACCATGGTCATTCTGGCCGTTGTCTTATCCAAGAAGCTTCAGACCCGCACAAATGCTTTCGTCGTCAACCTGGCAACTGCCGATTTGATTTCGTGTCTCACGTCACCTTTTGCTGCGGTGGCGCTGTTCAGCCTGAACGGCTGGCCGTTGCCTGGGTTGGTATGCTCCGTGTCCGCTGCCATATACTACATCAGCCTTGCATGCAGCATCATGAATCTTACTACCATCGCAGTTAACCGCTACGTTCTCATTACCAAATCCATACAGACATACCAGTCTATCTACACACCCAAGAAGATAGCCGCCATGATGGTGATGACGTGGTTGTATCCTGTATTAGTCTGTTCCCTTCCACTCGTTGGTATCGGTAAATGGGGTTACTCTGACAAGTACAAGACTTGTACTCAAGACACCTCGGCTGAATCTAGCGATCTCTTCAGTCTGCTGGGATCTGCTCTAATCTACCCCATTCCACTTATCATCTTGTTCGTCTGTTACTTCAAGATCTACCGCCACATCACAGGCCACATGAAGAAGATGATGGAAAAGGGCATTGAGATGCCGGATTCCTCCACCGCGTCGAATAGCAGCACCAAGAGACTCCGGGAGAGATCCACCGTAAAGATCAGCAAGAGACAGGTTGAGATCACCAAGAATCTCTTCTATGTCATGTGCGCCTTCGTGGTGTGTCTCGCCCCCTTCGCCATCGCTCTGATGATACCGCCCAGCGATCCGGTCATCCCTTGGACTGGGGCGTTCATCATCTTCAACAGCGCCGTCAACCCCGTCATATACGGGGTGAAACACCCGCACTTCAAGGAGGTGTTCCGTCACATGCTCCGGTGTCGGTACTACATGATTCCGGAACCATCTACTTGTCTTCGAAAGTTGAGCTCAAAATAG